In a single window of the Acidobacteriota bacterium genome:
- a CDS encoding NADH-quinone oxidoreductase subunit M: MPVLGALILIFGINKDKANLIKYFTTAWMGVSFVLMFPLVALWKHEVPGLHFIEDYTWIPMIGARYQLGIDGLALVLVLLTGFLGVIAALCSWNYIEIRLKEYYAFLLLLQTGMLGVFVAADTFLFYVFFEVMLVPMYFLIGIWGGERRVYAAIKFFLYTLFGSVLLLLAILKMYFLAPEIARAHPAEVKAAAVQLAGDNRPMLQMIEAGIETAKQAGARSESPAGTLNIYAMQAIGSARDVQGLSFIPLMVQLWVFGGFAIGFMIKVPMFPFHTWLPDAHVEAPTAGSVVLAAVLLKMGTYGFLRFNIPMLPDAATHPLTLSVISTLAIIGIIYGSLVAMAQTDMKKLVAYSSVAHMGLCMLSMFALNPNGINGSILQMLNHGISTGALFLLVGVIYERRHSRQIAEYGGLAAVTPQYATVFLITTMSSIGLPMLNGFIGEFVGLRGIFEANLKWAVCGVLGIVLGAAYMLWLYQRVFFGAVTNPKNQTLPDLSVREWVYLTPLLVLMFWIGIYPKPVMDLIDGPTDTIVRQVKPDYFKPVPPALAPPKTAESADAPHPQVTATSPVKK, translated from the coding sequence ATGCCCGTGCTCGGGGCGCTCATCCTGATTTTTGGCATCAATAAAGACAAAGCGAATCTGATCAAGTACTTCACCACCGCCTGGATGGGTGTGTCGTTTGTGCTGATGTTCCCACTCGTTGCCTTGTGGAAGCACGAGGTGCCAGGGCTGCACTTCATCGAAGACTACACCTGGATTCCAATGATTGGTGCCCGCTATCAACTGGGAATTGACGGATTGGCGCTGGTGCTGGTGCTGCTGACTGGATTTCTGGGGGTCATCGCGGCGCTATGTTCGTGGAACTACATTGAAATCCGGCTCAAGGAATATTATGCGTTTTTGCTGTTGCTCCAGACCGGAATGTTAGGCGTGTTTGTCGCGGCGGATACCTTTCTGTTCTATGTCTTTTTCGAAGTCATGCTGGTGCCGATGTACTTTCTGATCGGCATTTGGGGCGGCGAACGGCGGGTGTATGCAGCGATTAAGTTCTTTTTATACACGCTTTTCGGATCGGTCTTGCTCCTGCTGGCAATCCTGAAAATGTATTTCCTGGCACCGGAAATTGCCCGGGCGCACCCGGCTGAAGTCAAAGCCGCCGCAGTTCAACTGGCTGGCGACAATCGCCCGATGTTGCAGATGATCGAAGCTGGAATTGAAACCGCCAAACAGGCCGGCGCCCGGTCTGAGTCACCGGCGGGAACGCTCAATATTTATGCGATGCAGGCAATTGGGAGCGCCCGTGACGTGCAGGGGCTCTCGTTTATTCCGCTCATGGTGCAACTCTGGGTGTTTGGTGGCTTTGCCATCGGTTTTATGATCAAGGTGCCGATGTTCCCCTTTCACACCTGGCTTCCGGATGCCCACGTCGAGGCACCCACGGCGGGGTCAGTGGTTCTGGCAGCCGTGCTACTCAAAATGGGGACGTATGGGTTTCTGCGATTCAATATTCCAATGCTCCCTGACGCCGCAACTCACCCGCTCACCCTGTCCGTGATTTCGACGCTGGCGATTATCGGCATTATTTATGGTTCGCTGGTGGCCATGGCGCAGACCGACATGAAAAAGCTGGTGGCCTATTCATCGGTGGCCCACATGGGGTTGTGCATGCTCTCGATGTTTGCGCTTAACCCAAATGGGATCAACGGTTCGATTTTGCAAATGCTCAATCACGGCATCTCAACCGGGGCGCTCTTCCTGCTGGTCGGAGTCATTTACGAGCGTCGCCATAGTCGTCAAATTGCTGAATATGGTGGACTTGCGGCAGTTACGCCACAATATGCAACCGTCTTTCTGATTACCACCATGTCGTCAATCGGCCTGCCGATGCTCAATGGGTTTATCGGTGAATTTGTCGGACTCCGAGGCATTTTTGAAGCCAATTTGAAGTGGGCTGTCTGTGGTGTGTTGGGCATCGTCCTTGGGGCAGCCTATATGTTGTGGCTGTATCAACGGGTATTTTTCGGGGCCGTGACCAATCCGAAAAATCAGACGCTGCCTGACCTGAGCGTCCGCGAATGGGTCTATTTGACGCCGCTTCTGGTGCTGATGTTCTGGATCGGAATCTATCCTAAACCGGTGATGGATCTGATTGACGGCCCGACGGATACCATTGTGCGGCAGGTCAAACCGGACTATTTCAAACCGGTACCTCCGGCTCTGGCACCGCCAAAAACAGCCGAATCAGCCGACGCACCACATCCACAGGTAACTGCCACATCACCCGTGAAAAAGTAA